In Takifugu flavidus isolate HTHZ2018 chromosome 1, ASM371156v2, whole genome shotgun sequence, the DNA window tttaggttctATATTTTTTTATCCATAAAATCATGGCATTCAAAAATGACAGGACATACTGTAAGTACTACATGTACAATATGTAGTAATGAGGTAGAAATGTTCTTCAAAGAAAACCAAAAGCCAGGATATAAAAAATTCACAAGGATGGAACCAAAGTCTTAAGCAGTTCTCAACAAAATGTAATCACTAATGTACTTACAGATTACACAAAATGTTACTAAACGGTGCGTTGGCATCACTGTGGGGTTCGATGTGCTTATCATAATCTGCTCACACATCATTTGATTCTATTGGCCCTTTAATGACATCTTGctcaacaaaaacatcaaaaaagtgAATGACACATCCTTTATGTGCATTGTTTTACTCATGTCAGATGTTCCCGTGAGCACTCGTCACTGTCTAGTTGTGCAACACCTTACAACAACTTTTACATCTTATCCATGTGCCTTTTGTTACATTGTGCTGTTGTTAGCGTGACACGTGTCATAAAATCCGATGTTGACTGGTTGTAATTTTTCAAGCACTAATTGAATTATGTAGAacatttatgcttttttttttttttacatccctCACAAACAACTTGAAGTCTTCAAACACATACTTAATGGCACTTAGGGCTCCACACCAGTGTCAAACAAACTGACAATCAGGAATGTGACGTTACACTGTTTTCTTGCATTTGCTTTGAagccattttctgtttgtttttattaatccAAGTGGAGGCAAGCAACTGTTCTCGAATTCAGACAGAATACAGCTGAAAAAAGGTCGATAAGATCTGACATTAAAGGATAAAGGCAGCTGCCCTGTGAGGGCTACAAAATTGCCAATTTCAAAAATCCTGCATCTTATACAGTAGCATTAAGGACAGTGAGATTCACATTCAAAAGAGTACATCGTAATCAAAAGAACCTTGTACTTTGGCTTAAAGGACGTAAGGATTTCGAAAATGTGACGGTCTTGCTTGCTCAAGGGTAGCTGTGCAATTGTTGATGACCTGTTTCTCAGTTCagagcaacagaaacaacaattCCCTCATGATTTATTATAGTGGAGACTCCAAAACAGACATTGCTGCACACCTCTGTGACAAAAGGGAACTGCACTTTGTATTCTGTTGGTTTATGTTCATGATAAATTTGGAGAGACCAAAAGAGCAACCTAGCAATTTAGATATGACGATGACGCTATGCAATGATGATGCAAAATATGATATAgctggatgcatttttatttgaacACAACCTATATCAGGTTATTATCTTTCAGAAACTGGAGTTCCCACAACAAAAGCAAGTTCAGTGCCTTCCGCAGTGTCCACCACTAATATGATAATATGTTCGGAACTGACCTCTACAAATGCGAGAGTTATGAAGTTACATCAATATGTCTGTTAGCTAGCTTGCTAGCATTTTACATTGCAAGTTAGCTTCTTTAGCACTGGTGGATGTTATCAATTTATGCAGGTCTGTACCGAAAACCCAAACAAAGCGGCAGCAACTAATAAGCTCCCATCTGatagaaaaacaataaataaaacatgtgcaACAGGAAACAAATGTGAGGGACCTCCACTGAATATTAACAAGCTCATTCTCATTCCTCACTTGTAAAATAATGAAGGTTGATGATGCCCTAACTCGTCAGAGATTGACACTTTTGGTACTCCTGTCGTGTGACTATTTCTCATTCTCAAACTTGCCAAAATAAAATTTCCcaataaaatgcagttttacaTTCAAGCTAAAAGTCCTCTGATGCTTGATGGTGATATATTTTAATGACCCTACCCTAAATGTAAAACCACTTAGCTTACATACTTAGCTTATAACTGCATTTTAATATTCAGTTCATTCAATAAAAGTCGTGACTCGTAGTTGTGTGGAGACTCAGCTGGCTCTGACCAAGCGTCATTATTTGTGAAGAAGGGAGTGAGAAGATGCAGATAAAAACACAGCTTGCTAGTATCTTTCTGGCTTTACTACTCAGAGGATTGTAAGATAGTCAATGAGGTTTATACTTGCCAATTCAACTGTTAGTGTCCCCctttaattgttaaaaaaacaaagaaaaaaatgtgcagATTAAGATGTTAATTAATGTACAAAGTAAACTAATAAACCACAATCTAAGCCACAATCTAAACAGCTGTTCGTGTCGGGATATCACTTAATTTGTTACTGTGAATATGAATGAATAGACTGAATTGTCCAACAGGgtctttttcaaattgaaaaatAATATAAACAAAAAACTCTACTTGACAAATTCCAAATTGGTAGTTAATGCACAATAAACCATATTTAAGACACAGTGTATCTCCAACTCTATAATTAGTGGTATTCCCCTTTAAACGGTGGGAAAAACTGGTGAGATCTCAGATCAGTGTAGCTAACAGAATTTACTGTTGGGTGTTTTCCAAAGGTTTCTCACCCAACAAGAAGAGCGTGTGCTGAAACGTAGCTGTCAACGTGAAATCATTTCCCCCCGATTGATAACATTGGAGGTAGAAAAAGCAACTTGGGCGATACGTAATCCTCAGTTTCCCATTAATGGTAAAACTGCGGCGGGATGAAATGAAATAGCTCCGGGCCATTGTCATCCTCAACGGCGAAAGATGTTTGTCTTTCCAGTTTCTCCTTGCGTCATCTGCAGCTGAAATaaagaggatgaagaaccaaACAGAGGACCTTTAGTCCTGTAAATACACCAGGAATACTCACATACATTCATCACAGGAATCCTCTCTTCTCGTTTGAAAGTTTCTGAGGTATTATAAAGCCTCACGTGGTTTAATGGTGGAAATGACAATGTCATGCAAATGCTCTTGTAGTGCCTTGACAAAAGCTTATGAGGTACAATACATATTATTATCATCACATTCCTGAGTTTAGCAAATAGAGAACATCAAACAAATGTACATGTATGTGGAACACTGTAAATTAGCACTAGCAATATTTTAACAGCAATTACATACTCATTTTATTGTTCTGATTGAAGATATTTGTGGAAAATTGTAACTGTCCTTGTAAAATGATGAGTTCTTCAATGGTGGAAAAGATTGTACAGCACCCGAAAATGAACGAAACATCAATGTCATTATTAGGTCAAAGATTTACACGTATGTAAAACCTGCGTGAGGTGATGAAATACAGCTGTGGGGGTGTGGATAAATTTAATTTAGCTGAAATTAACCACGACTGTTCACagaaagcacaaaaacagacacagcgGTAGAACACGGACCCAAATGAAGAAGGAGAAGcaagttttttttgtctcattttaaagctttttctaTATTAGCACATGTCACCTATGAAgattgtaagaaaaaaaaatccaacagcaCCATCTCAGGCACTTGATAGCAACTAAATATCGAGCAGAATAGTATGtagatatatttatatatatgtgtatatacaaAACAAGAGGTGTCTCCACTGGGATGTTTGAGTTGTGACCATATGGCATCAGCCACATAAAGCATTTCATTTACACTAGTATCTGATGTCCAGACTGTCGGGTGTCTAAAGTCTTCAAATCTTTAACTTTCTATGTTCAGGTCACCGCTGAAGGCCAAACAAGGATTAGGTTTATTCGACTTTTTTGTTCgacgggccaccctcattgACTACAGCCAAACATTTTATTCCACTCCGTGTATGTGTCAAGTTCTTTTTGCGATATGCTAGGCTGGAATTTGCAGAACACATTGTCAAAGTCTTGATACGAGACTGGTCTCATCTGATTGGGATGGATTGCCGACAAGTCGGAACTGGGAATACCGTGAAGGGGACCTACCGCAGCTTCTTGACAGAGCTGGACTACATCCAGTCCTGAAAAACCCTCTGTCCTTTGAACCAGTAGTGACATCTCTTTGTCACTGAGACAGTAGTTGTGCTGTGAGAGCAGTTGGCTGATGATCTGGTGTCGTGCTGTCCCGTCAGGCAAGGGGATGAGCAGTCGCTTGGTAAAGTACCTCCGCAAGGACTCTGGGATATCTTCTGGTTTATTTGTAGAGCAGACCACGAGGACATGGTCCTCGGCTGAGGTCAAAATACTGTCCAGCTGCATGAGCAGCTCAGCCTTGAGGCGGTTCACTGGGCTCTCTTTGCTAAGCTGAGCCGAAAGCAGAAGGTCTACCTCTTTGATGAACACCACGGCTGGCTGGCGACACCGAGCAACCAGGAAGGAAGCCTGGATGATCTTGTCACCTTCCCCTAACCACTTGGTCACTAGTGCTGAGCTGTTGACCTGCAAGAAAGCAGCCCCTAGTTGGCTGGCCATGCAGTGGGCCAGCAGCGTTCTACCTGTTCCCTGAGGTCCAAATAATAGGAGGCTCCTAGGTAACGTGGTAAGCCCACTAAACATGTCTGGCCTTAAAATGGGCCATAGTATTTCCTCTTTGATGGCGGCTTTGGCCATATCCAGACCAGCGATGTCAGCCCAGTCCACTGGAGGCCCTTGCTGAAGGATTTCTGTGGTTACCATCTCCACTAGGTTGGAGTCACTGTTCTTCAgttgttcctctgcagcatGGATTGACGAGGTAGCCGTTCCTATGTCAGGACCTGTGAGGGGTTGAGAGATGTGCTGTCTGTGCTCATCAGTTTGTTCAGTCATGATGGGGGATCCAAATTTGGCGTAGGACTCACCAGAACTTTTAGATGAGGCATAGGATGGTGGAGTCAATGCTCTGCCGGAGTGTATGATAAATTTTCTCTGTTGATCAGATGCCATTGGCTGTTTGGATGGCTTGAACGCCAAAGACGAAGCCTCGGTGTTTCTGTCAAAACTGTTGCCTCTGTTTGAGTCTGAGATGCCACTATCTCCCGTCCTGTACATAGGGCTCTGTGAAGAACGCTGTTGGTTATAGCTGAAATTGCCAAAGCTGGGGTCCATATCTCCATGTCCACTCATGTAGAAAGCTTTTCGTTTTAACGAGTTGGATGTGCTGCCGTTCAAAGGTGTTGGTGCAATCGGTGCATGATTATGGGCTTGGTAGGAATATCCGGACATAGTTGCGGGGGGGATTGGAGTTGGAGCTGCAATACCGGACGGCAGATaggcagaaggaggaggtgctCCCCCGGGGCTATAACTAGGGccaacagccgtctgtgaagGATACCCTGTTGGAGGATAATTGTAGTTGGGAAGGTTTGGGGACCCAGTGTTATAGCTTGGAACTAAGGCggggggaggtggtggcggtggttgTAAGAGTCCAGAACTGTGCAGTGGGGATgggtggggggaagggagggCTGGGGTACTCTGACCACTGTAGCTAGAATGCAGGTAGGAACCATTGAAGCTGGCAGTATATTCCTGAGCGGAGAGGCCCGAGTGGAGAGTAGTGGCTGTGTGGCTCCCACAGTTACTGCTAGAATAGTTTGGCTCAGACAAGCTGCTGGCCACCCCTGGGGAGCTGCCTACGCTAGCCGACACATCTGTAGGGGGTAGAGCAGCTGTCATTCCGGCTTTGCTCACAGATATAACATCTGGAGCACAGTTCATTGGGTAAATCCCCTCCTGCCAGGACTCATTCTCTGACTTGCGCCCATTCATGAGTCCAGTGGTACTATCAGAGTAAGAACACAGCAGGGCTCTTTCATTTGGGCCCTCTAGGATCCCAGAGTATTTCTCTGCATATTTCTTAAGCAGATTGGAGGCAGTCAGTGCAGAGATGTCATCATTTGCCCATGCATACTGATATGTTCTCTGTAAGTGCCCCCGGTAGGCCTCCACTTTGTGTGCTGGCGAGCGAGTAGTAGATGAGATGTCAAAGTGTTGCTCTGCCCATTGTGTGTGCTCTGGGGTCCACTGCATCTTTAGACCTAGATATccataaaagaaagagaaattcAGATGTTCACATAGACTATTGGAGAGTTATTTTTTCTGAAAGTATAGTAATCAgtacaatactactactactaacaataatattaataataacaatgataatgataataatgagcCTGTTTTGTACAACAGTAATGAAACGATGGAAAATTACAAAAcaaaatgtaatgtaatgtaaaaaaaaatcaaaataaatgataatgaaAATGCATGTCTCTGTTTTGATAAACACGCAATGCTAAGTGTACACACACGTTACGCTAAGAAGGAGGATGTTGGGAGCCATTCTGCTCTGCCAAACACACAGCGGAATGACACAGACATTGTGGGTCAGTCTATAACCCAACTCTCATCTGAGGCATTCGGAGACAGTTTCAAATCTGCttggaggaga includes these proteins:
- the fign gene encoding fidgetin isoform X3, coding for MITSTSIYGLKMQWTPEHTQWAEQHFDISSTTRSPAHKVEAYRGHLQRTYQYAWANDDISALTASNLLKKYAEKYSGILEGPNERALLCSYSDSTTGLMNGRKSENESWQEGIYPMNCAPDVISVSKAGMTAALPPTDVSASVGSSPGVASSLSEPNYSSSNCGSHTATTLHSGLSAQEYTASFNGSYLHSSYSGQSTPALPSPHPSPLHSSGLLQPPPPPPPALVPSYNTGSPNLPNYNYPPTGYPSQTAVGPSYSPGGAPPPSAYLPSGIAAPTPIPPATMSGYSYQAHNHAPIAPTPLNGSTSNSLKRKAFYMSGHGDMDPSFGNFSYNQQRSSQSPMYRTGDSGISDSNRGNSFDRNTEASSLAFKPSKQPMASDQQRKFIIHSGRALTPPSYASSKSSGPDIGTATSSIHAAEEQLKNSDSNLVEMVTTEILQQGPPVDWADIAGLDMAKAAIKEEILWPILRPDMFSGLTTLPRSLLLFGPQGTGRTLLAHCMASQLGAAFLQVNSSALVTKWLGEGDKIIQASFLVARCRQPAVVFIKEVDLLLSAQLSKESPVNRLKAELLMQLDSILTSAEDHVLVVCSTNKPEDIPESLRRYFTKRLLIPLPDGTARHQIISQLLSQHNYCLSDKEMSLLVQRTEGFSGLDVVQLCQEAAVGPLHGIPSSDLSAIHPNQMRPVSYQDFDNVFCKFQPSISQKELDTYTEWNKMFGCSQ
- the fign gene encoding fidgetin isoform X1, whose product is MITSTSIYGLKMQWTPEHTQWAEQHFDISSTTRSPAHKVEAYRGHLQRTYQYAWANDDISALTASNLLKKYAEKYSGILEGPNERALLCSYSDSTTGLMNGRKSENESWQEGIYPMNCAPDVISVSKAGMTAALPPTDVSASVGSSPGVASSLSEPNYSSSNCGSHTATTLHSGLSAQEYTASFNGSYLHSSYSGQSTPALPSPHPSPLHSSGLLQPPPPPPPALVPSYNTGSPNLPNYNYPPTGYPSQTAVGPSYSPGGAPPPSAYLPSGIAAPTPIPPATMSGYSYQAHNHAPIAPTPLNGSTSNSLKRKAFYMSGHGDMDPSFGNFSYNQQRSSQSPMYRTGDSGISDSNRGNSFDRNTEASSLAFKPSKQPMASDQQRKFIIHSGRALTPPSYASSKSSGESYAKFGSPIMTEQTDEHRQHISQPLTGPDIGTATSSIHAAEEQLKNSDSNLVEMVTTEILQQGPPVDWADIAGLDMAKAAIKEEILWPILRPDMFSGLTTLPRSLLLFGPQGTGRTLLAHCMASQLGAAFLQVNSSALVTKWLGEGDKIIQASFLVARCRQPAVVFIKEVDLLLSAQLSKESPVNRLKAELLMQLDSILTSAEDHVLVVCSTNKPEDIPESLRRYFTKRLLIPLPDGTARHQIISQLLSQHNYCLSDKEMSLLVQRTEGFSGLDVVQLCQEAAVGPLHGIPSSDLSAIHPNQMRPVSYQDFDNVFCKFQPSISQKELDTYTEWNKMFGCSQ
- the fign gene encoding fidgetin isoform X2 — translated: MQWTPEHTQWAEQHFDISSTTRSPAHKVEAYRGHLQRTYQYAWANDDISALTASNLLKKYAEKYSGILEGPNERALLCSYSDSTTGLMNGRKSENESWQEGIYPMNCAPDVISVSKAGMTAALPPTDVSASVGSSPGVASSLSEPNYSSSNCGSHTATTLHSGLSAQEYTASFNGSYLHSSYSGQSTPALPSPHPSPLHSSGLLQPPPPPPPALVPSYNTGSPNLPNYNYPPTGYPSQTAVGPSYSPGGAPPPSAYLPSGIAAPTPIPPATMSGYSYQAHNHAPIAPTPLNGSTSNSLKRKAFYMSGHGDMDPSFGNFSYNQQRSSQSPMYRTGDSGISDSNRGNSFDRNTEASSLAFKPSKQPMASDQQRKFIIHSGRALTPPSYASSKSSGESYAKFGSPIMTEQTDEHRQHISQPLTGPDIGTATSSIHAAEEQLKNSDSNLVEMVTTEILQQGPPVDWADIAGLDMAKAAIKEEILWPILRPDMFSGLTTLPRSLLLFGPQGTGRTLLAHCMASQLGAAFLQVNSSALVTKWLGEGDKIIQASFLVARCRQPAVVFIKEVDLLLSAQLSKESPVNRLKAELLMQLDSILTSAEDHVLVVCSTNKPEDIPESLRRYFTKRLLIPLPDGTARHQIISQLLSQHNYCLSDKEMSLLVQRTEGFSGLDVVQLCQEAAVGPLHGIPSSDLSAIHPNQMRPVSYQDFDNVFCKFQPSISQKELDTYTEWNKMFGCSQ